The proteins below are encoded in one region of Deinococcus aerophilus:
- the pgm gene encoding phosphoglucomutase (alpha-D-glucose-1,6-bisphosphate-dependent), whose translation MTLSELAGKTAPQSLLTNIPRLVAHYYETRPDVGDPLQRVSFGTSGHRGTSMNGTFNEAHILAVAQAVAEHRAAAGITGPLFMGLDSHALSEPAWITALQVLTANGVRVCVQPGVLTPTPLISHAILEHNRAGQGGTADGIVITPSHNPPQDGGFKYNPPSGGPADTDITGAVQARANAILQEELRDVNRVSLEDAMGALEEFDFITPYVRQLPEVIDLDAIKHSGLHVGIDPLGGASLPVWEAIVAEYGLNFEIVNRTVDPRFAFMSVDRDGKIRMDCSSPYAMAGLLRLKDDFDVAVGNDPDADRHGIVTKDGLMNPNHYLAVMIDYLFQHRPGWRADAGVGKTLVSSALIDRVANGLGRRLVEVPVGFKYFVDGLLSGNLGFGGEESAGASFLRLNGQAWSTDKDGLIPGLLAAEMTAKTGKTPSQRFAELTERYGETAYDRQDAPATPAQKKILSTLSPDDVKAKTLAGDPITARLTRAPGNDAPIGGLKVTTAEAWFAARPSGTEDVYKIYAESFKGQDHLKQVMAEARDVVSDALGGQQVGGQ comes from the coding sequence ATGACCCTCAGCGAACTGGCCGGTAAGACTGCCCCTCAGAGCTTGCTGACGAACATCCCGCGGCTGGTGGCGCACTACTACGAGACGCGCCCGGATGTGGGCGACCCGCTGCAGCGCGTTTCTTTTGGCACCAGTGGCCACCGCGGGACGAGCATGAACGGCACCTTCAACGAGGCGCACATCCTGGCGGTGGCGCAGGCGGTGGCCGAGCACCGCGCCGCAGCCGGCATCACCGGGCCGCTGTTCATGGGCCTGGATTCGCACGCGCTGTCTGAACCCGCGTGGATCACGGCCCTGCAGGTGCTCACCGCCAACGGCGTGCGGGTGTGCGTGCAGCCGGGCGTGCTCACGCCCACGCCGCTGATCAGCCACGCGATTCTGGAACACAACCGCGCCGGCCAGGGGGGCACCGCCGACGGCATCGTGATCACGCCCAGCCACAATCCCCCGCAGGACGGCGGCTTCAAGTACAACCCGCCCAGCGGCGGGCCCGCCGATACCGACATCACCGGAGCGGTGCAGGCCCGCGCCAACGCCATTTTGCAGGAGGAGCTGCGCGACGTGAACCGGGTGTCGCTGGAAGACGCGATGGGGGCCCTGGAGGAGTTCGATTTCATCACCCCCTATGTGCGCCAGCTGCCCGAGGTGATCGATCTGGACGCCATCAAGCACAGTGGCCTGCATGTGGGCATTGATCCCCTCGGCGGGGCCAGCCTGCCGGTGTGGGAGGCGATCGTCGCCGAGTACGGCCTGAACTTCGAGATCGTGAACCGGACGGTGGACCCCCGCTTCGCCTTCATGAGCGTGGACCGTGACGGCAAGATTCGCATGGACTGCTCCAGCCCCTACGCGATGGCGGGGCTGCTGCGCCTCAAGGATGACTTCGACGTGGCCGTGGGCAACGACCCGGACGCCGACCGCCACGGCATCGTGACCAAAGACGGCCTGATGAACCCCAACCATTACCTCGCCGTGATGATCGATTACCTGTTCCAGCACCGCCCCGGCTGGCGCGCGGACGCGGGCGTGGGCAAGACGCTGGTGTCCAGCGCCTTGATCGACCGGGTGGCAAACGGCCTGGGCCGCCGGCTGGTGGAGGTGCCGGTGGGCTTCAAGTACTTCGTGGACGGTCTGCTGAGCGGCAATCTGGGCTTTGGCGGCGAGGAGTCCGCCGGGGCGTCCTTTCTGCGCCTGAACGGGCAGGCCTGGAGCACCGACAAAGACGGCCTGATTCCGGGCTTGCTCGCCGCCGAGATGACCGCGAAAACCGGCAAGACCCCCAGCCAGCGCTTTGCCGAACTCACGGAGCGCTACGGTGAGACCGCCTACGACCGCCAGGACGCTCCGGCCACGCCCGCACAGAAGAAGATCCTGAGCACCCTCTCGCCCGACGACGTGAAGGCGAAGACGCTGGCGGGTGATCCCATCACCGCCCGCCTGACCCGAGCGCCCGGCAACGACGCGCCCATCGGCGGCCTGAAGGTGACCACTGCCGAGGCATGGTTTGCCGCCCGGCCCAGCGGAACCGAGGATGTGTACAAGATCTATGCCGAGAGCTTCA